The window AATTCATATATGAAAAAACCAAAATAGGGGTGCTGCCCTATCCGGTGCGAACCAAAACTCGAAAATCATCTTCATAAACCTGTTGAATTTAATGGGTGATTGGTGCTAAGTCAAGAAAATTATGAAAACCGATATCAAAAACTACAGCATGAAATCGCTTGGCTTGTGGTTGGAATCCGAGGGTATTCGTGCCTACAGGGCCATTCAAATCTTCAATTGGATCTATCGCAAACAGGCCGATGATTTTGCTTCCATGAGCGATTTGTCCAAAGAATTGCGGCAGGTCCTGGAAGCCCATTTTTTCAATGACCGGTTGCGGCTCGAAACGACCGCAATCTCTCAGGACGGATCGGTCAAATATCTCTTTCGTTTGGCAGACGGTCATACCATCGAATCGGTCCTGATGCCGGAAAAGGATCACAGCACCCTGTGTATTTCCAGCCAGGTGGGCTGTGCCCAGGGATGCGCCTTCTGTTTGACGGGTGCAGGCGGTTTCGTCCGAAATCTCACTCTTGGCGAAATTCTCTCTCAGGTGCGTGACATTCAGTGGCGGATGGATCGAGAAGCACCGAGGCTGTCCAATATCGTCATGATGGGAATGGGCGAGCCGCTGGCCAATTATGCCGCTGTCGTCCAGGCGATTGAGGTGTTGACGAATGCCAGATGCGGTCTGGGTTTTTCCACTCGAAAGGTTACGCTTTCAACCGTAGGGCTGGCGCCGAGGATTCTGCAGCTCGGCCAGGACGTGATGGTCAACCTGGCCGTTTCTCTGAATGCGGCCGATGACGAGATCCGGAACCGGCTCATGCCGATCAACCGGACCTACCCCCTCGATGTCCTGATGTCTGCCTGCCGAGACTATGCACTTCCAAAACGAAGGCGTATCACGTTCGAATACATCTTGATGGAAGGGGTGAATGATGCCGTTTCAGATGCGCTCAGATTGGTAAAGTTGTTGCATGGAATCCGGGCGAAGGTGAATCTCATCCCCTACAATGAACATGAGAAAAGCGCATTCAGAAGACCTTCCCTGCCGGCGATTGAGCGGTTTCAATCCGTGCTGATGGATAAGGGCATGACCGCCATCATCCGAAACAGCAAAGGCCAGGATATCGGCGCTGCCTGCGGGCAGCTTCGGGCGGATCGGGATCTGGCGGGCTGAACGGTTCCGGTAATCCGGTTCAGCCGCCATTTTGGTCGGAATTTTTCTGCAGGTGCGATTCCAGAGCAGCAACGATGTTTCCGTCGAGTTTTCCCCGCTTCACTTCATCGTTCAGGATTGCGAGCGCTTTTTCCGTTGGCATGGCGCCGCGGTAATGACGATCTGCAGTCAATGCCTCAAAAACATCTGCCACTGCAATGATTTTGCCCATCAGGGGAATGTCGTCGCCTTTGGTTCCATGGCTGTAGCCGGAGCCGTCGAGTCTTTCGTGGTGACTGGCCGCAATGATCGGCACTTTCCTGTATTTTCGGGCGAAATGCATCTTCGAGAGAATACTGTACGTGATGGTGACGTGTTTTTGAATTTCCGTGTATTCTTCAGGAGTCAATTTCCCCGGTTTTTTCAGGATGTAATCATCGATTCCGATTT of the Desulfatirhabdium butyrativorans DSM 18734 genome contains:
- the rlmN gene encoding 23S rRNA (adenine(2503)-C(2))-methyltransferase RlmN produces the protein MKTDIKNYSMKSLGLWLESEGIRAYRAIQIFNWIYRKQADDFASMSDLSKELRQVLEAHFFNDRLRLETTAISQDGSVKYLFRLADGHTIESVLMPEKDHSTLCISSQVGCAQGCAFCLTGAGGFVRNLTLGEILSQVRDIQWRMDREAPRLSNIVMMGMGEPLANYAAVVQAIEVLTNARCGLGFSTRKVTLSTVGLAPRILQLGQDVMVNLAVSLNAADDEIRNRLMPINRTYPLDVLMSACRDYALPKRRRITFEYILMEGVNDAVSDALRLVKLLHGIRAKVNLIPYNEHEKSAFRRPSLPAIERFQSVLMDKGMTAIIRNSKGQDIGAACGQLRADRDLAG